The sequence TTTTCTTTTTATGTAGCCTACGGACTTTATGGATTTTTAAAATCAAGACTTCCAAACTTTAAGTCTAAATACAAAATAGAACCAATTACTCCAGAGTTTAAGATATTTAGAGAACCTGAAATAAAAATATCGGCTTCGGCAATAAATAAGCATGTCCATGTTCTTGCACCTACAGGTTCAGGTAAAACAAAATCCATTGTAGGTCCTGTTCTTCAACAGGCTATTGATAAAGGACTTGGAGTTATGAGTATTGACCCTAAAGGAGATAATGAAGTTTCTCTTGCCTGTATAGACCTGCTTCAAAAACAGGGCAGATTGAAAGACTACTGGTATTACGATGTTATGCTTCCTAACTATTCAAGGTCTTATAATCCCTTGTATAGTGGTATCAAATATAACAATCCAGCACAACTTGGAGTTTTAATTATCGCTACAATGCCAAAATCTGGAGGAGCTGCAACTTTTTATGAAAAGGTTCAGTCTGAATTTACAAGGGCAATGGTAAGGCTTCTATCTCTTGTGAACCATACAGGAAAGATGGCTAACTTTATTGACCTTTACTCTATACTTGCATATTTACCATATTCAATAGAATATCTACTTGATACTTATCAGGCTAATGCAAAATTTAAAGATGAGCTTGCAGAACTATGGATAAAAACAATTGCACAGGAAGCAGCTGAAAATCAAAACTTCAGGCAGTTTTTAAGGGGACTGCAACAGCATTTAGCTTTATATGCTTTTACATTCCATCCTAAATTGCTGAACTCATACAACCCAGAAATAAAAATATCTGAAGGTTTTAGACAGTCTAAACTTATGAACTTTTCTTTAAGGTCTTTGGATTTTCCATCTGGAGAGAGTTTGGATATAGGAAAAATGATATTAATGGACTTGCAAAGCTATGCAGCATATAAGACGAGAGAGAATATACAAAATGAATTTCCAGATATTGTTATAGTTGATGAAGCACCACAGGTAATACCACCTGAATTTCAAAAGATATTTGAAATGGCAAGAGGAGCAGGTATTGGAGTTATGGTTCTGCATCAATCTACCAAACAGTTTGATAATATTCAAAAAGGAATGTTTGAAAATATATTTACAAACTGCCATGTAAAGGTTTGCTTAGGAGCTGCAGATAGGGAAACAGCTGAATTTTATGCAAGGCTACTTGGTGAGGAACTAAAGATGTTTAAGACTTATTCAAGAGGTGGAGAAAATGTATGGAAAAAACCGATAGATGCCATACTTCCACACTGGAATGAGCTTGTATCTGAAAGATACGATTACAGAGTAAGACCTGAAGATATTATCAATATGCCTATTGGGGAAGGTTTACTTATTGTTAGGGAAAAAGATTTGTTTGGTGTTCGTGGTAAGACCTATTTCTTTGCAACAAAAATGGAAGGAAAACCTTGGTATTACCTGCCTAAAATACCTTACAATGATGATTGGAAAGATGAAAATCTTGGCTTGAATTTGCTTTCAAAGTTCCAGAAAGAGTTTGGAGATAGAATACCTGATGAAGATAGAAAGGCAGTAAGGAATAAGAAAAAACAGATTGCGAATAATATTGAACAAAGAGCTGATAAGATTAGAGAGGAACTTGGGGATGAGATAGGAATAAATATGGTTGATGAAGGTATAGCTTCAGTGCAGAATGTTCCTGATGAACTAACTAATATATTGGGGGCTACAGATGGAATGCTTTAATGGAAATGAATGGCTTAAAAAGAGTTTGGAAGAAATATTCACACCACCAAGAGAGAATTGGGACGAACTTAGACTATGGGTTTACAGATTTGGAGATGATTGGGATATTTTTCTTATAGAACTTACTATTCCAAAATTGCTGGAGGAGATGAGCGAAAAATGAAAGAGAAAACCTTTATTGACTGCCAGAAGGGAACTGCCAATTGCTGTAAAGATAACTTTATAGAACTGACCCTTGATGAATTTGAAAGGTTTTACGATAAAGCACCTATTGGGATTGGTGTCAAAGTTTACCCGCATAGGGAAGAGCAGTATTTTTTCAGGTATGCTGGGATATACTTTTATTTTTCTTTTGGAATAATAGTCAATGCAGGTTGTATTTTTTTAGATGGGAACAAGTGTTCTATTTATGAGGACAGACCGGGAATGTGCCAGATATTTCCAGTAAGGGGACACGATAAAAAACTGAAAAAATTTGCGGCGGATTTAGATTTTTGCAAGGAATGTGGACAAGATTGTGTTAACGATATAGGAGAAGGATTTGAGTTTTCCTATGCGAACAGATTAAGCAAACCACTGGAAGATAAGGCAAAGAAGGTTTTTAGGAAACTAAAAAAAGACAAAGTCATTCTAAACAAGCAGGTGTTTAAGTCCTTGTATGACCATTTAAAGGGAAACTATCCAAAAGAACTGATGTCTATTTTACTTGAAGCTGTAAGTGCATACAGAGGTAAAGAGGATTTATGGCTTTCCCCGATAGACCCACATATTTACTTTTTGATAGAGGACTTTTTGAAAAAAAGAAATCTGGATGCAGAAAGATTTTATGAGGCTCAATTGAAATTCCTAACAGAAATGGGAACTATAAAAAAGCTTTGATGTCATTTATCTCAAGATTGAACAGATAAATTGCAAACATAAGACCTATAAAATCTTTATAAGACTTTATCTTGAATGTTCCTTTCTCTATCTGTTTTGCTATCTTCAGTGCATAGGTATTGTAGTCTGTATCTTCATGTAAAACTTCTCTTATTTGGCTTTTAGCTATTTCTTGAAATTCCTGATATGAAATTTTTTTGGGTTTTACAGCTTTTGGTTTTTTGAGTTTCTCTTTTATACTATCCACCATTAAAAGAGTTTCTATATTATCTTCTTCTAAACCTGTTTCCTCTTGGAGAACCTGTTTGAAGATAGACTTTACAGCTTCTTTCTTCTCTTCCTCTGTTTGCGGAATGATTTGTTTCTCCAGATATTCTGCCTTTAATCTTATAAGTTTTGCCAATAAAGATATTATTATTCCGTTGTGAAAAATGCTATCTCCAGCAAGTTCTTTTAATTTTTCAATGGAAATTTCAAAGGGATTAGAATTTTCTTTTTCAACTTTCTCTATAAGTTCCTTATAGAATTTGATAGCCTCAAATATTTCAGCTGTAATCATTGAAGATAGCCTCAAGTTTTTTTAGTAGCTGATATACTCTTTCAGAATTATCTTTTTTCAGAGGGTATCCCAGTAGGGATTTATAGCTTTTTATTTCTGGATTGTATTGCTTCAAGATAACCTGTCTATATGTTGTGTTTACTCTGATTTTTCCTTGTCCAAGTTTTATTTTCTTTCCTGTTTCTTTTTCTATTAGCTTCAGCAGTTCTTTAACAGGATAGTATTCAACATCTATGTATATCCATTCATCTGAATTTTCATCCACACTGAGAACAGGAAATCTGTATATGAATATAGACAGAGGTTTACCTGCCTTTTCATAAGCCTGCAATGCTTCCCTTTCTGCAAGTTTTATGTCTTTTCTTGCAGTATTTATTCCTAATTCTGCAAGCCTTTTCTCCAGCTCTCTCCTGTCTTTTGTTGTTAGTAAATGCTCTATGATGTATCCATGCAGTTTATCTGGAGCTGGAGTTTCTTTGAAAAGAATATATTTAAACATCAGTTTCTTCCAATTTAAAAAAAGCCTTTCCATAATTGAATTTCATTTCTACCAGTTTGCAGTCTGTGAACTTAAACATTAGTTTCCTTTCTTTTTTGCCACTTCATCTGCTACTAATTTTGCTAATTTCCCGAGTTTTCTTACTCCTTCTAATTTTTGCATTTTGGATATCCTCCTTATGCTTAAGGTTTTCAATTAATCCGACATAGATGCTACCAGTAGTATGGATATTATGGTGAGAAGAAATGCTATAACCATACTCATTATTTCTTGTTGTATTTCCATTTTTTTAATCCTCAAAAACATCATAATTGCTTCTTAGTATAGCAATTGCAACATCTAAATCATCTTCTATCATCTCTTTGTAATTTTCTTTGTTTAACACGATAAACCAATAATTACCCCATTGGTTTGTATTTGCCATAACTCCCCAAGCGTGTGGAGATACCCCATTCTTTTCCAAGATTTCCTTGACACCTCTTTCGTCTAATTGTTTTTCAGATAGAACCTTGAATGATGGAAAGTATTTGTGTGGGACATGTATATGCTGAACGCCCAACACAAGTGCGATGGTTTTGTAGTCCTCAAGTTCTGCTTCAATTCTTTTTTTTGCTTCACTTATAATTTCTTCCTTAAGAGTTGATGAAAAAACTGGTAAAAGTTCATCCCCCAATTCTCCATAAAGCTCTTTCCCATATTCATCATATAAGTAGTCAATATATCCTTCTTCTGCAAACTCAATCAGTTGTGAGGAATTAAAACCATTTGACATTTCATCGGCGATATAAGTAATCCAGCCTTGAACTCTATCTTTCATTTCTTTTATTTCTTTTTCTAATGCTCTTTCTAAGGTTTTCATCTTTGCTTCCCTCCAATTTCTTAACCTTCAACAATTAATTTATACCCAATTGTGTATCAAGTCAAGTTTTTTTATCCGGTTCTTATAAGACGGTTTCTGTAGGCAGAATATATATAGTGGACAAGATGAGAATAATTTTTTCAAAAAAACTGTTTATTCTATTCCTTATCTTTGTTTGTTATTGCTTCTGTAAATAACCGTATATAGATGTAAACCGAAACCACCAGCAGAAAGAAAACACCCAGATGTCCTGCATAATGACCTGCTGATGCCATAACAGACATAACACCATCAGGATTTTCAACCTTTTTGATTATTTCTACTGCTAAGGCACTGTCCATTATCATTTCAATCCCTCCTTATGAGATATAAAAGCCACAAAATCTGGAGCTTTTACCGGTATTCCTATTTTTGTCCCCTTTTCTGTTCTAATATAGTAATATCTGCCGAAAAAGTCTTGTCCTTCATATTTAGCTGTCCAGCAGATATACTCATCTACTTCCCTTGATATTTTCATTCCTTCAGGGATAAAGGCTTTATCCTTCGTGAAGCAGAGTTCTATCTCATCACTATGTATAAACATTCTTCCAAATCCAAAGAACAGAAAGAGAAGCATAAAAAAGACTAATATAGATATAAGCAGGTCCTTCATTGTTCCTCTGCCTCCCTCTTTGCCTTTTGTAGCTGTTTAACTTTTTCTAAAAATTCCTTTCCTTTGCTTCTTATATCCGTGCCTTTAATTTTAACCAGTTTACAGGTGCTTTTAATCCTTGATATTATTGAAGGACTTAATCGTTCTTCTAAACTTGGAAGGTCATTTTGAGTATTTATATATGAGTTTGATGTGATTATTATAGGTTTCATATCATTGTATCTGTTGGATATTATGTAATGGATAATATCTTTTGACCATTCTGATAATCTTTCATTTCCGAGGTCATCTAAAACCAGAATAGGAACTTCTAAGATTTCTTTCAGTAGGCTATTTTCTGATTTTCTTTCCTCATAGAGCTTTTTGACTTCAAATAGCATTGAGATAGTGTTTATAAAATATCCTTTTATTCCGTATTTTGTGTATATTTCTTTTATTATGGAAACTGCTAAATGTGTTTTGCCTGTTCCCGGTGGTCCTACAAACATTAGTCCATTTCCTTTCTGGAATGCTTTTAATTCAATGTAGCTTTTTACAATAGAAAGAGCTTTTTTATGTTCCTTTGAAAGAAGTAAGAAGTTTTCCAGAGATACATCTTCATATCTTTTAGGTATGTTTAGGGCTTTTATGACCTCTTTACTAACCTTTCTTTGACATATACATTTTCTAACGAAACCATTTGTTTCAACCCAACCTGTATCCATGCATTTTTCACATGCCATAACAAGCTCCTCTAAATTTATATTTTTTGCAGTTCCTCTAATTCATCTTTAGTAGTTAGCTTTGTATAGTATTTTAAAGTGGTGTTTACATCTTTGTGTCCTACCCATTTTGATACAGTAATTGGTTTAATGCCTTTGGCAACCATATAGCTTATGTAAGTATCTCTGAACCTGTGAGCTGTTATGTTTATTCCGAGGTCTTTGGAAAGTAAATGAAAGTAAGACTTTACATTGTGTCTATCTAATGTAATTATTTTCTTCTGGACATCATTATAGTAAGTAAATAAAGTTTTATCTTTCAGTTTAGGATGCTTTCTCTTGACTATAAAATCTATGAAATCATCTCTATATTCGCCTTTCAGTATGAGTGGAGCTTCCCTTGATTTATTAAATTTTGAAATCTCTGGTCTAACTCTTACAAATATCTGATTTTCCTTTTCAATAATATCATCAGGTAATAACTGCACGGCTTCTGATACCCTTAAACCAAAACCATACAAGGTTAAAGTAAGGTAATAGTAAACCTTATTTGTAATTTTCAAATGATTAAAAATCTGCTTCAACTCAAGTTCCGAGTAAGGCTTTGCACTTTCGGTTTGACTTCTTTTTCTGTAAATCCTCTTGTCTGCAAGCCATTTTCCACCTGCAAATTCTACAAGTTCTTTTGTTCGGTTTAATACCATTTTTATTGTGGTAGGAGATAGATTTTTGGATTTCAGATAGTCTATAAACTTTTCAATGTCTGTTTCCATTAAGACCAGGTTGTCTAATAGTAAACCATAGTCTTCTGCCCATATTTCAAAGTGATTAAGTAAGTTTTTATATGTTTCTATGCTCTTATCTGATAAGCCTGATTTTTTGAGTTTATTTAGGTAGGAGTTTATTTTATCTTTCAGGTTTTCATTTAGCACTATCATTTTATCTCCTTTAGTAAGTAAAAATTTGCATACATAGAAAGTCCTATCATCATTACTAAAATAACTATTCCACTATAGGCTACTATGCGTGCTATAAAGGAAAATCCTATAAGCTCCTTACGGAATTTTTGCAGTTCTCTAAGATTTTGGTATGTTTTATCGTTTTTGTAGTAAGGGTGTTTATCTTTAATTTTGAGTATTTCTTCTTTAATTTCCAGTTCGGCATTTTCTTTTCCATCTTCTATGTATGCAAAGATTACATAAATGAATGGATAGTAAGTTAGGAAGGTTATGGTGAATTGAGAAAGAAAAATTTTCTTTAGAGTTTCCATATTTAAACCTTCTTTGTGCATAAAGTAATAAGAAAGTCCCAAAATGAAGAAAACAACATTTATGCTATATAGTATGAAATAAGCTTTTTTCCCTTTTAGTAAGAATGAAAAAATTATGTATTCTATATACTTTCTTTTCATTGTTGTTAACCTTTAGGTTGTATAAATTCTTTCTTTATCTTTATCAATTTTGCCTTTTCCTATAAGGGCTGGTCTTACATAAGTCCAATCTTTTTTGTATTTTGGATGTTTGAGAAATCTGATATGTCCTCTTCTCCAGTGGGGTTTCTTAGGTTTCCCAGCCTTTTCCAGTTCGCTGTAATAATACTGAGCTGTTTTAGTTCCTACTATGTGGATTTTTGTGTATCTGCTAATTTCCTTGTTTATTTTTTCCAGTTTCTTCCTGTTGTTTTGTTTCTCATAAAACTCTTTTCTTTTTATTAGTTTTTCTGGAGCTGTTTCTATGCTTGAAGTATCATCATTTATGTGATTTAGGTAGAGTAGAAAGTTAATTATTATCCTTGATAGGCTTTTTATGGTAATTGCTGTTTGTAATGCAATATCCCCTTTGGCATTTGTTGCATTAAGGAAGTTCTCTATATTCTTGTCTATTTCTTTCTTTATTTTTTCTAAAGTATCTTCTCTTGAATGGTAAATTTGAATTGGCAACTTGTTGAACATTTTTCCGTTGCTATGTTCGTATATTATGGATATGTATAAAAGATTCTTATCCTTTATCTCTTCAAATTTTACAAACATTTCTGTCAGTTTTAGTTCTTCTTCTCTTTTGGGGTAGTTCTCAAGTTTAATTACAAAAGCATTGTAGGGGGGACTAATAAATTTAGCTTCTATATTTTCGGGAAAATCTGTTTGATTTAAGAGTCTCCAGAATTCTTCTTTGATGAAAAACACCTGGTTGCCGTATTCTTCTATACTTTTTACTAACAGTATGTCTAAAGCATAGCTTACAATTAAAAAGTTCATTGCCCTTTCAAATTCTTCGTAGTCTGCAATTTTCAATTTTATAGCATTCTCTATATAGTTTAAATTTTCCTGATATATCTCCCCAAATGTATCTTTTGTAAAGTATTTTTTTAGTGTATTTATGATACTGTAAGGGTTTTGAGAAAGCTTTTCATAAATACCAAGTTCAAATTGTTTATATTCGTCCCAAGTTGCTTTAGTAAGGTTTTTATAGAAGGTCGTCCCTTTTAACTTTTTTTTAAGCTTTACATAAAGAAGCGATTGTTTTACTTTTTCAATATTCATTTTTTACTTGCATTTTCTTTTTTAAATCTTTTAAAAACATTTTTATAAATATCTGGGACTTCTGTTGTTATAGTCCCATCTGGAAGCTCAAAATAAAATTTCCCATTTTTACAATAAACATTTGGAATGCCTTTTTTTAAACTTTCTTGCTGTGCTTTTCTTACGGCTCTGTTTCCTATTGAAATTATGTCTATTAATAAGGATTTATCCATTTTCTATATCCTCCAAGAAAATTTCATAAAGCTCGGGTATGCATATCTTTTCATCGTCAGCAACTAATATAAAATCGTCTTTACCATTAAATATTAAACTCCATTCATGAACTAAGTCTTTTATTTCCATAAACATTTTCTTGCTTCTGTAATATCTTCTTTTAATATCTTCTTCTGGAACAAAATGACCACCCTGGGCGGTTCTATGTTCCACTCTTAAAACATTTTCTTCAGGATTGGATAAAAAGATATAAATAAGCTTAACCTTAAATCCTTTTTGTTTTGCTTCTTTAATTAATTGTTTTATGTATTTTCCTGAAAGTGTAGTTTCTATCACGAAAGAACTATTTTGATTTAATTTTTTCTTAACAGCTTTTAAAAATTTCCTACCAGCTTCTATATTGCTTTTGCAATGTTTTGCTATTTCATCAGTATTTAAAAATTCAAGGTTATTTTCCTTGCAGAAAACTTTAGCAAAAGTGGTTTTACCACTCCCGTTAGCTCCAGCTACTATGAATAGTGTTTTTTCCATAAAAGTAGCCTCTTAATTTGCTTGTTTTTATTATAATTTATTTCTACCTAAAACACAATACCTTAATATAAATTATGGTAAAGCCTTTATTTTCAATAATTCAATCAGTATAAACATCTGAAAGTGTTGATTTTACTTGTTTGCGGGCTTCCAGCTCTGTTGCTGTCATTATTCTTACAAAGTCCTTCCAGTTTTTGTTATTTCTTAACAGGGTCTTTATATAGGGGTTTCTATTGATAACTGCTATACTATTGTGTCTTATAGCATTTAGAAACAACATTTCATTTGGTTTACCTGTAAATTCCGTATCTGAAATAAAGAATGGTGTATTTACAACACTTGCCATACCTTGATAATTATCCAGAGCATATTTGATTACTCTTATAATATCGCCACTTTTTTCTTTTGATGATAAATCATCAAGGAATTTTTGAAGCTTAAACTCCCAAATTAGATTTTTGTTTTTGCAATATCTATTTACAATTTCTTTTACCTTTTTCTTTGTAAGTTTTTTCATAGTTCCTGCCCTTATGGAATGTCGTATTCAAAGTCATAGTCCTGCCAAGATGGGTCAAATGCATCCTTGTCCATATCATAGAGTTCCTGCTGTGCTAATTGCCTATCATATTCAACTTCTGGGTCTGGTTCTGCCATATTTTCCTCTATCCATTTTTCTACTTCCTGATGAAGGTAAAAGCTAAAATCATCTGTAAGTTTTTCCTCAACAGCTGTTTTAAGTTCTTCAAATTCCTCATCTGTAAGTTTTATGCCGAAATGTTCTTCTATTTCTTCTTTCTCAAGCCAGTTTGGAACGATAGCCTTCTTCAGGTCTATTTTTTCCATTCTTTTTACTCCTTTATGTGTTTGTATTAACAATATATTACAATGTAATGCAATGTCAAGACACTTGTGGTGAAAAATTCCGTTTTATATATAAAAGAATATTTGGAGGTTAAAAATAGGATGAGAAGAAGGAAGGCAAAAGAAGTGGAGCTGGTTAGGATAGTTTATTTACTTATATTCATAATTCTAATTACTATATGGAGTTTCTCCAGTAAAGGTTTGAGTTCCATAATCGCTATCAAAGTAGCTGTTTATCTTATTTTTGATTAAGTTGGGGTCTATCTGCCCCTTCATTTTTGCTTCAAGATAGTTTTGTAGTTCAGTAAAGTCCATAGATGAAAAGTCAAGGTTTTTTATATCATCAAAAGTCAATGCTGAACAATTACCGCCTGCAAAGGAATACCCAAGCTGTTTATATGCCTGCTCTACAAGTATTCTGGCAAATACACTATCATAACAACAATACATGTATTTCTTTCTTAAGCATACAGAACCTATGCCGTATTTAACCTTCCAAGCACAGCCACTTTCTACATAATGACAGTTTCCACCTTTGATTAATCCATAAGTGTTATAGAACCCATGTGCTTCTGCACAACTTTTTGATGTGCAGGCATTACATTTGTTTGTTTGTGTAAAAATATCTATTGCAACAGATATAGCAAGCTGACCGTAAGGACTTGCTAAGAATGAAGCTGCACCACTATTTAGTCCCATTTTCTCAAGCATTGATTGCATCATACTGTTGTCTCCAGCATCAGCCCAAGCCTGCCCAGCGGCACTTCCCATGCAGTCAGCTACGCT comes from Persephonella marina EX-H1 and encodes:
- a CDS encoding tyrosine-type recombinase/integrase, encoding MIVLNENLKDKINSYLNKLKKSGLSDKSIETYKNLLNHFEIWAEDYGLLLDNLVLMETDIEKFIDYLKSKNLSPTTIKMVLNRTKELVEFAGGKWLADKRIYRKRSQTESAKPYSELELKQIFNHLKITNKVYYYLTLTLYGFGLRVSEAVQLLPDDIIEKENQIFVRVRPEISKFNKSREAPLILKGEYRDDFIDFIVKRKHPKLKDKTLFTYYNDVQKKIITLDRHNVKSYFHLLSKDLGINITAHRFRDTYISYMVAKGIKPITVSKWVGHKDVNTTLKYYTKLTTKDELEELQKI
- a CDS encoding ATP-binding protein — encoded protein: MACEKCMDTGWVETNGFVRKCICQRKVSKEVIKALNIPKRYEDVSLENFLLLSKEHKKALSIVKSYIELKAFQKGNGLMFVGPPGTGKTHLAVSIIKEIYTKYGIKGYFINTISMLFEVKKLYEERKSENSLLKEILEVPILVLDDLGNERLSEWSKDIIHYIISNRYNDMKPIIITSNSYINTQNDLPSLEERLSPSIISRIKSTCKLVKIKGTDIRSKGKEFLEKVKQLQKAKREAEEQ
- a CDS encoding YkgJ family cysteine cluster protein, whose protein sequence is MKEKTFIDCQKGTANCCKDNFIELTLDEFERFYDKAPIGIGVKVYPHREEQYFFRYAGIYFYFSFGIIVNAGCIFLDGNKCSIYEDRPGMCQIFPVRGHDKKLKKFAADLDFCKECGQDCVNDIGEGFEFSYANRLSKPLEDKAKKVFRKLKKDKVILNKQVFKSLYDHLKGNYPKELMSILLEAVSAYRGKEDLWLSPIDPHIYFLIEDFLKKRNLDAERFYEAQLKFLTEMGTIKKL
- a CDS encoding type IV secretory system conjugative DNA transfer family protein codes for the protein MGIKEAVLLIPLLGYILFVRDSIRWAKRISEKDPNPKRAKYTNLFLITVSIFAIPIFMILVFLFSPTIGAFVWSGAALIFSFYVAYGLYGFLKSRLPNFKSKYKIEPITPEFKIFREPEIKISASAINKHVHVLAPTGSGKTKSIVGPVLQQAIDKGLGVMSIDPKGDNEVSLACIDLLQKQGRLKDYWYYDVMLPNYSRSYNPLYSGIKYNNPAQLGVLIIATMPKSGGAATFYEKVQSEFTRAMVRLLSLVNHTGKMANFIDLYSILAYLPYSIEYLLDTYQANAKFKDELAELWIKTIAQEAAENQNFRQFLRGLQQHLALYAFTFHPKLLNSYNPEIKISEGFRQSKLMNFSLRSLDFPSGESLDIGKMILMDLQSYAAYKTRENIQNEFPDIVIVDEAPQVIPPEFQKIFEMARGAGIGVMVLHQSTKQFDNIQKGMFENIFTNCHVKVCLGAADRETAEFYARLLGEELKMFKTYSRGGENVWKKPIDAILPHWNELVSERYDYRVRPEDIINMPIGEGLLIVREKDLFGVRGKTYFFATKMEGKPWYYLPKIPYNDDWKDENLGLNLLSKFQKEFGDRIPDEDRKAVRNKKKQIANNIEQRADKIREELGDEIGINMVDEGIASVQNVPDELTNILGATDGML
- a CDS encoding zeta toxin family protein, with the translated sequence MEKTLFIVAGANGSGKTTFAKVFCKENNLEFLNTDEIAKHCKSNIEAGRKFLKAVKKKLNQNSSFVIETTLSGKYIKQLIKEAKQKGFKVKLIYIFLSNPEENVLRVEHRTAQGGHFVPEEDIKRRYYRSKKMFMEIKDLVHEWSLIFNGKDDFILVADDEKICIPELYEIFLEDIENG